From a single Miltoncostaea oceani genomic region:
- a CDS encoding cation diffusion facilitator family transporter: MDPAIASSERGLWALKWSVVGLGVTAALQVVIVVVTGSVALLADTVHNIGDALSAVPLAIAFVLSRRPPSARFPFGLHRSEDLAGLVIIGLILFSAVFAAYESIRRLFDPQDVQLLWAVALAGVIGFLGNEAVAIFRIRVGRQIGSAALIADGYHARTDGLTSLAVVAGAIGVALGWPAADPVVGLLISAVIMKIVWDASKSIGERLLDGVDPAVGEQIRRIAAGTEGVDGLRGVRARWQGHVIRAEIDAEIDGGIDVAEGHRISERVAERLRDEVEFFGEAIVRTAPAERASP; this comes from the coding sequence GTGGACCCCGCGATCGCCTCGTCGGAGCGTGGCCTCTGGGCCCTGAAGTGGTCGGTTGTCGGGCTCGGCGTGACGGCCGCGCTCCAGGTGGTGATCGTCGTCGTCACGGGCTCGGTCGCCCTCCTGGCGGACACCGTCCACAACATCGGCGACGCCCTCTCGGCCGTGCCGCTCGCGATCGCCTTCGTTCTCTCACGGCGACCCCCGAGCGCGCGCTTCCCCTTCGGCCTGCACCGCTCCGAAGACCTGGCAGGCCTGGTGATCATCGGCCTGATCCTCTTCTCGGCCGTCTTCGCCGCCTACGAGTCCATCCGCCGGCTGTTCGATCCCCAGGACGTCCAGTTGCTCTGGGCCGTCGCGCTGGCGGGCGTGATCGGCTTCCTGGGCAATGAGGCCGTCGCGATCTTCCGCATCCGCGTCGGCCGTCAGATCGGCTCGGCGGCCCTGATCGCTGACGGGTACCACGCGCGGACCGATGGGCTCACGTCGCTGGCGGTCGTCGCCGGGGCGATCGGGGTGGCGCTCGGCTGGCCGGCCGCCGACCCGGTCGTCGGCCTGCTGATCAGCGCGGTCATCATGAAGATCGTCTGGGACGCGTCGAAGAGCATCGGCGAACGCCTGCTCGACGGCGTCGACCCGGCCGTGGGCGAGCAGATCCGCCGGATCGCCGCTGGGACCGAGGGTGTCGACGGCCTCCGGGGTGTCCGCGCTCGTTGGCAGGGGCACGTGATCAGGGCGGAGATCGACGCCGAGATCGATGGCGGGATCGACGTCGCCGAGGGGCATCGGATCAGCGAGCGTGTCGCCGAGCGCCTCCGCGACGAGGTGGAGTTCTTCGGGGAGGCGATCGTCCGCACCGCTCCCGCCGAGCGGGCGTCGCCCTAG
- a CDS encoding ArsR/SmtB family transcription factor, whose translation MGHRDDHARQPIDHGVAEDVARVMQALATPSRVMILGRLRESDCTVTELAAHLGMEQSAVSHQLRVLRLLGLVVGAREGRTVVYALHDDHVAELLDQAVSHTEHTRLGLSATPAHRRTSA comes from the coding sequence ATGGGGCACCGTGATGATCATGCGCGCCAGCCGATCGACCACGGCGTCGCGGAGGATGTCGCGCGGGTCATGCAGGCGCTCGCCACGCCAAGCCGCGTGATGATCCTCGGCCGGCTCCGCGAGTCGGACTGCACCGTCACCGAGCTCGCCGCCCACCTCGGCATGGAGCAGTCCGCCGTGTCGCACCAGCTGAGGGTGCTGCGCCTGCTCGGGCTCGTCGTCGGGGCCCGGGAAGGGCGGACGGTCGTCTACGCCCTCCACGACGACCACGTCGCCGAGCTGCTCGACCAGGCCGTCTCCCACACCGAGCACACCCGGCTCGGTCTCTCGGCGACTCCCGCCCACCGCCGGACCTCCGCGTGA
- a CDS encoding ArsR/SmtB family transcription factor — protein sequence MSHQISRTARIAINADDAAEIADSFIILASPARVLILGRLCQEPCAVGDLAEAAGLTPSATSHQLRMLRHMGWVTRQRQGRQMIYALHDDHVADLLAQAVFHLEHVRTGQAGVPDVTVTAAPAVQAGPGSRAAHSLRA from the coding sequence ATGAGTCATCAGATCTCCCGCACGGCCCGGATCGCGATCAACGCCGACGACGCGGCCGAGATCGCGGATTCCTTCATCATCCTCGCCAGCCCTGCCCGTGTCCTGATCCTCGGGCGCCTCTGCCAGGAGCCTTGCGCGGTCGGTGATCTCGCCGAGGCGGCGGGCCTCACGCCGTCGGCCACCTCGCACCAGCTGCGGATGCTGCGCCACATGGGCTGGGTGACCCGGCAGCGTCAAGGGCGGCAGATGATCTATGCGCTCCACGACGATCACGTCGCCGACCTGCTGGCGCAGGCGGTCTTCCATCTCGAGCATGTGCGAACCGGCCAGGCCGGCGTGCCCGATGTGACGGTGACCGCCGCCCCAGCCGTTCAGGCGGGTCCCGGATCGCGCGCCGCCCACTCGCTGCGGGCCTGA
- a CDS encoding nucleotidyl transferase AbiEii/AbiGii toxin family protein, whose amino-acid sequence MALGHAETIECFHLGFLAVLRTRLDEGRYVLKGGANLRYFFSSVRYSEDIDLDISGVEGWRIEEQVDKVLASDALGIVLRAAGVSVVLEDVSKPKQTKTTRRWKIPVAGAGVREPVRTKVEFSNRNGETRFRLEAVPGEIVRRYAMRPPSVQHYLLQPATEQKVYALAGRPETQARDVFDLDLLFGRAPLADDAVEPHVRTAAAEAALALPYEAFEDQVLPFLDPAVADLYDRNAWNQMLEHVVEELLR is encoded by the coding sequence GTGGCCTTGGGACATGCCGAGACGATCGAGTGCTTCCACCTGGGATTCCTCGCGGTCCTGCGCACCCGTCTGGATGAGGGCCGCTACGTCCTCAAGGGCGGCGCGAACCTGCGCTACTTCTTCTCCAGCGTCCGCTACTCCGAGGACATCGATCTCGACATCAGCGGGGTCGAGGGCTGGAGGATCGAGGAGCAGGTCGACAAGGTGCTCGCCTCGGACGCCCTCGGGATCGTGCTCCGCGCCGCGGGTGTGAGCGTCGTGCTGGAGGACGTGAGCAAGCCCAAGCAGACCAAGACCACCCGGCGTTGGAAGATCCCCGTCGCCGGTGCGGGCGTGCGGGAGCCGGTGCGCACGAAGGTCGAGTTCAGCAACCGCAACGGGGAGACCCGGTTCAGGCTGGAGGCCGTCCCCGGCGAGATCGTGCGGCGATACGCGATGCGCCCGCCCTCTGTGCAGCACTATCTGCTGCAGCCGGCGACCGAGCAGAAGGTCTACGCCCTCGCCGGGCGCCCCGAGACCCAGGCGCGAGATGTCTTCGACCTCGACCTGCTGTTCGGCCGAGCGCCGCTGGCGGATGACGCCGTCGAACCGCATGTCCGGACGGCCGCCGCGGAAGCCGCCCTCGCCCTGCCCTACGAGGCATTCGAGGACCAGGTTCTGCCGTTCCTCGACCCTGCGGTGGCCGACCTCTACGACAGGAACGCCTGGAACCAGATGCTCGAGCACGTCGTCGAGGAGCTACTCCGATGA
- a CDS encoding type IV toxin-antitoxin system AbiEi family antitoxin domain-containing protein, whose protein sequence is MNATQAHGQLRAFRRPIIETREAAALLRTSLSNASRLLRAMSQAGLVRRVRQGLWALDPEISPVVAAPYITSPYPAYVSLWSALAHHDMIEQIPARVYVASLHRTQQIPSGLGHYSIHHLASEVFGGFEGDPEGGYMATAEKAVFDTLYVRAPRGGRVHFPELSLPEDFRHDDLRGWAARIPTPRLRTIVQRSIEQTLGLAAVP, encoded by the coding sequence ATGAACGCGACCCAAGCTCACGGGCAGCTGCGCGCCTTCAGGCGTCCGATCATCGAGACGCGTGAGGCAGCTGCGCTCCTACGAACCTCCCTGAGCAACGCCTCACGCCTGTTGCGGGCGATGTCGCAGGCAGGTCTGGTCCGCCGGGTCCGGCAGGGCCTCTGGGCGCTCGATCCCGAGATCTCCCCCGTCGTCGCGGCCCCCTACATCACCTCCCCATACCCGGCCTACGTCTCGCTGTGGTCCGCCCTCGCCCACCACGACATGATCGAGCAGATCCCCGCCAGGGTCTATGTGGCCTCGCTGCACCGGACCCAGCAGATCCCCAGCGGCCTCGGGCACTACTCCATCCACCACCTCGCGTCCGAGGTCTTCGGGGGATTTGAAGGTGATCCCGAGGGCGGCTACATGGCAACCGCCGAGAAAGCCGTGTTCGACACGCTCTACGTCCGAGCTCCCCGCGGCGGACGCGTCCACTTCCCAGAGCTGTCCCTACCCGAAGACTTCCGCCACGACGACCTTCGCGGGTGGGCCGCACGCATCCCGACCCCTCGGCTTCGCACGATCGTGCAGCGAAGTATCGAGCAGACACTGGGGCTCGCCGCAGTCCCCTGA